ATTATGTGTTTCGGTAATTTGCGCAATCAGTCCTGAAGCTGACACATCATCCCGGTTAAATCGGATCCAGAAGCGGCTTGCTTCTTCTTTAAACACTTCACCGCCCTTAAGCTTCAGGCTGTGTGATGATTCCTCCAGGTCAACGATGAGTGTCCTCATTTTGCCGAAACGCTCTTTGACGACTGCAATCTCCCCGTCATATACCTTTTGCCCATGGTCGATGAGGATCATCCGCTCACAGAGCTTTTCAATATCCTCCATATCATGGGTGGTTAAAATGACGGTTATGCTGCGCTCCTTATTAATCTCTTTTATGAAAGTCCTCATCTTTTCCTTTGCGACGACATCCAGGCCAATGGTCGGCTCATCCAGAAACAGAATGGGCGGGTCATGCAGCAGGGATGCGGCAATGTCAGCCCTCATCCTTTGCCCTAAGGAGAGCTGGCGGACCGGTGTGTTCAGGAATTCATCCAGCCCCAATATCTCTGTGAAGGTGTCCATATTTTCCTTATACCGCTTATCCGGAACCTGATAGATTTCCTTCAGCAGCTCAAACGATTCGATAGTAGGCAGATCCCACCAGAGTTGTGTTCTCTGGCCGAAAACCACTCCGATATTCTTGGCATTTTCCTGTCTGTTTTCATAGGGAATGATGCCATTCACCTTCACACTTCCGGAGGTTGGAACCAGAATGCCCGTCAGCATTTTGATGGTGGTGGACTTACCGGCGCCATTCGGCCCGATATAGCCGACCATTTCCCCTTCATTGATCGAAAAGCTGATGTCCTTCACAGCTTCTTTTTTAATATGTTCTCTTTTTACAAGGCTCTTCACAGCGCCAAGGAAGCCTGTCTCCCGCTTGGCAATCATAAAGTCCTTCATTAGATGTTCAACCTCTATAATCGGCATTTCCATCCCTCCTATGAACCTGTACTTTTATATCGCTTTAAACCCAGCATCCATATCGAATAAGCGATGGAAAAAAAGACGATGCCGACAAGCGGCGAGTAATACCCGATATTCTCCGGGAAAAAGGGTGTTTCTTTTTCAAGGAGCACAGCCGCGGGAAAATAGTTCACAAAGCCGAATGGAATGACAAAAGCTGTAAACCATTGGACGGCTTTCGGATAAATGACTAAAGGATAATTGGTCAGATTTCGGGCTGGAAACATAGCCACCCAGTAAAATTGCTCCGATTTCGTCGTCCAGAAAGCAAGAG
The window above is part of the Cytobacillus sp. FSL H8-0458 genome. Proteins encoded here:
- a CDS encoding ABC transporter ATP-binding protein, with translation MPIIEVEHLMKDFMIAKRETGFLGAVKSLVKREHIKKEAVKDISFSINEGEMVGYIGPNGAGKSTTIKMLTGILVPTSGSVKVNGIIPYENRQENAKNIGVVFGQRTQLWWDLPTIESFELLKEIYQVPDKRYKENMDTFTEILGLDEFLNTPVRQLSLGQRMRADIAASLLHDPPILFLDEPTIGLDVVAKEKMRTFIKEINKERSITVILTTHDMEDIEKLCERMILIDHGQKVYDGEIAVVKERFGKMRTLIVDLEESSHSLKLKGGEVFKEEASRFWIRFNRDDVSASGLIAQITETHNIKDLTVEEPAIESIISRIYQEGYQDLPETVKV